A stretch of Leptospira perdikensis DNA encodes these proteins:
- the efp gene encoding elongation factor P — MNLGITEVKKGMILKIDSELYSVVKTEFVNPGKGSAFIRTKLKNIVRDSSIERTFKAAEKLESVDLERRKMQYCYADGDQIIFMDVNDYEQIPVSKDYVEDILPFMKEETPVEVAFYNDKPIGVTPPNFAILEVTYAEDGLKGDTTGLALKRVTVETGGEVQVPIFIKQGDTVKIDLRDLSYVERVNK; from the coding sequence ATGAACTTAGGCATTACAGAAGTAAAAAAAGGAATGATCCTCAAGATCGACAGTGAGCTTTATTCCGTCGTCAAAACCGAGTTTGTGAACCCAGGAAAGGGTTCTGCATTCATCCGTACCAAACTTAAAAATATTGTCCGTGATTCTTCCATTGAAAGAACCTTCAAAGCTGCAGAAAAACTGGAAAGTGTGGATTTAGAACGCCGCAAAATGCAGTACTGTTATGCTGATGGTGACCAAATCATTTTTATGGACGTCAACGATTACGAACAAATCCCTGTTTCAAAAGATTATGTGGAAGACATCCTTCCTTTTATGAAAGAAGAAACTCCAGTGGAAGTTGCGTTTTACAATGATAAACCAATTGGTGTAACACCTCCTAACTTTGCTATATTGGAAGTGACTTATGCAGAGGATGGATTGAAAGGAGACACAACAGGTCTTGCACTCAAACGAGTGACAGTGGAAACTGGGGGAGAAGTCCAAGTTCCTATCTTTATCAAACAAGGGGACACTGTAAAAATTGACCTTCGAGATTTGAGCTACGTGGAGCGAGTCAACAAATAG